A window of Ictalurus furcatus strain D&B chromosome 18, Billie_1.0, whole genome shotgun sequence contains these coding sequences:
- the aurka gene encoding aurora kinase A isoform X2: MDPAARIRSSKDLMIQKADSEKGLSNLPKRVPVMQGCHKPAPTPSQTSVLCVSQGPQRVQRPRSEQKSSCGGEQNVNPTQTQLKPQPAQSQPKPAHTATECVKFTEHKQDKPNPKPTNGTTNAEKKPWSLENFDIGRALGKGKFGSVYLARERQTKFILALKVLFKKQLEKAGVEHQLRREVEIQSHLRHPNILRLYGYFHDSARVYLILEFAPKGELYGELQRCRMFDDQRSATYIMELADALYYCHSKKVIHRDIKPENLLLGANGELKIADFGWSVHTPSSRRSTLCGTLDYLPPEMIEGKTHDEKVDLWSLGVLCYEFLVGNPPFETKSHEETYRKISRVEFTYPSHVSEGARDLINRLLKHNPMHRLPIQGVLTHHWVAENSTKKPSSFTRTAEESP; encoded by the exons ATGGATCCTGCTGCTAGGATCAGATCATCCAAGGACCTGATGATTCAGAAAGCAGACAgtgaaaag GGTTTAAGCAACTTGCCGAAGAGGGTTCCAGTGATGCAGGGCTGCCACAAACCGGCACCGACCCCGAGCCAAACATCCGTCCTCTGCGTTTCTCAGGGCCCGCAGCGTGTCCAGCGGCCTCGGAGTGAACAGAAAAGCTCGTGCGGTGGAGAGCAGAACGTTAACCCTACTCAGACTCAACTCAAACCACAACCAGCACAGAGTCAGCCCAAACCCGCTCACACCGCCACAGAGTGTGTTAAATTCACAGAGCACAAGCAGGACAAGCCTAACC CTAAACCTACCAATGGAACGACCAACGCTGAGAA GAAGCCGTGGAGTCTGGAGAACTTCGACATCGGCAGGGCTCTCGGGAAGGGCAAGTTCGGAAGCGTATACTTGGCCAGAGAGCGACAGACAAAGTTCATCCTGGCCCTGAaggtgctttttaaaaagcagctggAGAAAGCCGGCGTGGAGCACCAGCTGAGGAGAGAGGTGGAGATCCAGTCGcatctcag GCATCCCAACATCCTGCGCCTGTACGGTTACTTCCATGACTCCGCGCGCGTCTACCTCATCCTGGAGTTCGCTCCTAAAGGCGAGCTGTACGGAGAACTGCAGCGCTGCAGGATGTTCGATGATCAGCGCAGCGCCACG TATATAATGGAGCTAGCCGATGCTTTGTACTACTGCCATTCAAAGAAAGTCATCCACAGAGACATTAAACCTGAGAATCTGTTATTGGGAGCAAACGGGGAGCTGAAGATTGCAGATTTCGGGTGGTCTGTCCACACGCCGTCCtcaag GAGGTCCACACTATGCGGCACGCTGGACTACCTTCCTCCAGAGATGATCGAGGGCAAAACCCATGACGAAAAAGTGGACCTCTGGAGTCTGGGAGTTCTCTGTTACGAGTTCCTGGTCGGGAATCCTCCTTTCGAGACGAAGAGCCACGAAGAAACGTACCGGAAAATATCCAGG GTCGAGTTCACTTATCCTTCCCACGTGAGCGAAGGTGCTAGAGATCTGATCAACAGGCTTTTGAAACACAACCCAATGCATCGACTTCCTATCCAGGGAGTCCTGACCCATCACTGGGTGGCGGAAAACTCCACCAAGAAGCCGAGTAGTTTCACTCGAACCGCTGAAGAGTCTCCATGA
- the aurka gene encoding aurora kinase A isoform X1 — MLTSTRCLFVTVCSFFYFTFVFFFLTFPCFQGLSNLPKRVPVMQGCHKPAPTPSQTSVLCVSQGPQRVQRPRSEQKSSCGGEQNVNPTQTQLKPQPAQSQPKPAHTATECVKFTEHKQDKPNPKPTNGTTNAEKKPWSLENFDIGRALGKGKFGSVYLARERQTKFILALKVLFKKQLEKAGVEHQLRREVEIQSHLRHPNILRLYGYFHDSARVYLILEFAPKGELYGELQRCRMFDDQRSATYIMELADALYYCHSKKVIHRDIKPENLLLGANGELKIADFGWSVHTPSSRRSTLCGTLDYLPPEMIEGKTHDEKVDLWSLGVLCYEFLVGNPPFETKSHEETYRKISRVEFTYPSHVSEGARDLINRLLKHNPMHRLPIQGVLTHHWVAENSTKKPSSFTRTAEESP, encoded by the exons ATGCTGACCTCTACACGTTGTCTTTTTGTGActgtttgttcctttttttattttacattcgtttttttttttttaactttcccCTGCTTCCAGGGTTTAAGCAACTTGCCGAAGAGGGTTCCAGTGATGCAGGGCTGCCACAAACCGGCACCGACCCCGAGCCAAACATCCGTCCTCTGCGTTTCTCAGGGCCCGCAGCGTGTCCAGCGGCCTCGGAGTGAACAGAAAAGCTCGTGCGGTGGAGAGCAGAACGTTAACCCTACTCAGACTCAACTCAAACCACAACCAGCACAGAGTCAGCCCAAACCCGCTCACACCGCCACAGAGTGTGTTAAATTCACAGAGCACAAGCAGGACAAGCCTAACC CTAAACCTACCAATGGAACGACCAACGCTGAGAA GAAGCCGTGGAGTCTGGAGAACTTCGACATCGGCAGGGCTCTCGGGAAGGGCAAGTTCGGAAGCGTATACTTGGCCAGAGAGCGACAGACAAAGTTCATCCTGGCCCTGAaggtgctttttaaaaagcagctggAGAAAGCCGGCGTGGAGCACCAGCTGAGGAGAGAGGTGGAGATCCAGTCGcatctcag GCATCCCAACATCCTGCGCCTGTACGGTTACTTCCATGACTCCGCGCGCGTCTACCTCATCCTGGAGTTCGCTCCTAAAGGCGAGCTGTACGGAGAACTGCAGCGCTGCAGGATGTTCGATGATCAGCGCAGCGCCACG TATATAATGGAGCTAGCCGATGCTTTGTACTACTGCCATTCAAAGAAAGTCATCCACAGAGACATTAAACCTGAGAATCTGTTATTGGGAGCAAACGGGGAGCTGAAGATTGCAGATTTCGGGTGGTCTGTCCACACGCCGTCCtcaag GAGGTCCACACTATGCGGCACGCTGGACTACCTTCCTCCAGAGATGATCGAGGGCAAAACCCATGACGAAAAAGTGGACCTCTGGAGTCTGGGAGTTCTCTGTTACGAGTTCCTGGTCGGGAATCCTCCTTTCGAGACGAAGAGCCACGAAGAAACGTACCGGAAAATATCCAGG GTCGAGTTCACTTATCCTTCCCACGTGAGCGAAGGTGCTAGAGATCTGATCAACAGGCTTTTGAAACACAACCCAATGCATCGACTTCCTATCCAGGGAGTCCTGACCCATCACTGGGTGGCGGAAAACTCCACCAAGAAGCCGAGTAGTTTCACTCGAACCGCTGAAGAGTCTCCATGA
- the arid6 gene encoding AT-rich interaction domain 6, with the protein MEQVKLKQKNEEKTESMTEESFLKDLHFFMKQRDTPIERIPHLGFKQINLYLMFKAVMELGGYHQVTAQQLWKKVYNILGGNPRSTSAATCTRRHYEKLLLPYEYHLAGYGDEVPITLPRQRKRFHPDDEYNQGHKRVDFTSLHQYNQYLQPSPISLPSYLAVSLPSVPSLSSPLHSRPVTSYIPPSPMETGTVKQSLEFLRHLAQEYKSSSGWTEPLNLSKKQGRLETSSNIPSSFTSPSVKKKEPKFLNEAPPLQQGNQSGVGEAPPPAQALINQTIREESHVINLTSSCSSSPNMWNVAPSSTSPPSPPSHRPNYPSTVQTKQAPQQSLQVPVSKSGSSTTSQLNPGTINPTFPLEPYAGMEIQIPLSLLQNLIKGGLLLNTASNQYHLPSSKPNETPSLPERMTSETNADQPADLSLKNQVRNIKKGDINMNASKSAYEKQAPESKPFAVKPLQIPQPAKFPFYSHVSHFKSPQRVFQEQETCSKQVPPATVRIPDQPDLKFPGYSKDVAQTGAINSGMMSEKTMLSPPLDKTKPSSASFVQITPEHLKLLFSNSPFRLESGKIC; encoded by the exons ATGGAGCAGGTCAAACTGAAGCagaaaaatgaagagaaaacagagagCATGACGGAGGAGAGCTTCCTCAAAGACCTCCACTTCTTTATGAAGCAGAGAGACACGCCGATAGAGAGAATCCCTCACCTCGGCTTCaaacaga TTAATCTGTACCTGATGTTTAAAGCGGTGATGGAATTGGGAGGATATCACCAG GTAACAGCACAGCAGCTCTGGAAAAAAGTCTACAACATCCtgggaggaaaccctcgcagcaccAGCGCAGCTACCTGCACACGCCGACACTATGAAAA ACTCCTTCTTCCGTACGAGTATCACTTAGCCGGATACGGAGACGAGGTTCCCATCACACTGCCTCGACAGCGTAAACGCTTCCACCCTGATGATGAGTACAACCAGGGCCACAAACGTGTAGACTTCACATCGTTACACCAGTATAAtcag TACCTCCAACCCAGTCCCATATCTCTGCCAAGCTACTTGGCCGTGTCCCTGCCCTCCGTCCCATCCCTCAGCTCTCCACTTCACAGTCGGCCCGTGACGTCCTACATCCCTCCTTCACCAATGGAGACGGGAACCGTTAAACAATCACTGGAGTTCCTGCGTCACCTCGCTCAGGAGTACAAATCATCCTCAGGATGGACGGAGCCTCTGAACCTCAGCAAGAAACAAGGCAGACTGGAGACATCCAGCAACATTCCATCATCTTTCACGTCCCCCAGCGTGAAAAAGAAGGAGCCCaagtttttaaatgaagctCCGCCACTTCAACAAGGCAACCAGTCAGGAGTCGGCGAAGCTCCACCTCCTGCGCAAGCACTCATAAATCAGACAATAAGGGAAGAATCACATGTGATCAACCTCACGTCTTCTTGCTCCAGCAGTCCAAACATGTGGAATGTGGCTCCAAGTTCcacttctcctccttctcctccttctcataGGCCAAATTACCCCAGCACAGTCCAAACCAAACAGGCACCGCAACAAAGTCTACAAGTGCCAGTGTCCAAATCAGGCTCCTCTACCACATCTCAACTGAACCCAGGAACCATAAACCCCACTTTTCCATTAGAACCATATGCAGGAATGGAAATCCAAATCCCATTGTCTTTGCTCCAGAATTTGATCAAGGGAGGTCTCCTTTTGAACACAGCATCTAATCAATATCATCTACCAAGTTCCAAGCCCAACGAAACTCCATCATTGCCTGAAAGAATGACCTCTGAAACTAACGCTGATCAACCTGCAGATCTGAGCCTGAAGAACCAAGTGAGAAACATCAAAAAGGGGGACATCAACATGAATGCTAGCAAGAGTGCTTATGAAAAACAGGCACCCGAGAGCAAACCGTTTGCTGTCAAGCCCTTGCAAATACCTCAACCTGCCAAGTTTCCTTTTTATAGTCATGTTTCTCACTTTAAATCCCCTCAAAGAGTTTTTCAGGAGCAAGAAACATGCAGTAAGCAAGTTCCTCCTGCTACTGTGAGGATCCCAGACCAACCAGACCTCAAATTCCCAGGGTATAGTAAAGATGTAGCCCAGACTGGAGCCATCAACTCTGGTATGATGTCAGAGAAAACAATGCTCAGTCCCCCACTGGATAAAACGAAACCATCCTCAGCATCCTTTGTCCAGATCACTCCAGAACATCTGAAACTTCTCTTTTCAAACTCACCATTTAGACTCGAGAGCGGAAAAATATGCTAA